In Cicer arietinum cultivar CDC Frontier isolate Library 1 chromosome 1, Cicar.CDCFrontier_v2.0, whole genome shotgun sequence, one DNA window encodes the following:
- the LOC101488466 gene encoding serine/threonine-protein kinase RIPK-like, whose amino-acid sequence MTMMKMILKTILPSSCFKGEYPSPKSKKVVSTKPRSSSISSHRIPITELSNPNSTLSEDLSISLAGTNIHAFTVAELKIITQQFSSSNFLGEGGFGPVHKGFIDDKLRYGLKAQPVAVKLLDLESKQGHKEWLTEVVVLGQLTHPHLVKLIGYCCEDEHRLLVYEYLPRGSLENQLFRRFSASLPWSTRMKIAVGAAKGLAFLHEAEKPVIFRDFKASNILLDSDYNPKLSDFGLAKDGPEGDDTHVSTRVMGTQGYAAPEYVMTGHLTAKSDVYSFGVVLLELLTGRKSVDKNRPPREQNLVDWARPMLNDSRKISKLMDPKLEGQYSEMGTKKAASLAFQCLSHRPKSRPTMSNVVKILEPLQDFDDIPMGPFVYHAPIDNIEVNKEKEVKEYETPKERNRENGRYHRNGHRHHPLKSPKSPNPQLQLQLQARQRLQNDRHRNGRGSRSNPPSPHTKG is encoded by the exons ATGACaatgatgaaaatgatattgaaaACAATTTTGCCATCAAGTTGTTTCAAAGGTGAGTATCCATCACCAAAGTCAAAGAAAGTGGTATCAACAAAACCAAGAAGTTCTTCAATATCATCTCATAGGATTCCTATAACGGAGTTGAGTAATCCAAACTCAACACTTTCAGAGGATCTATCTATTTCTCTAGCAGGAACAAATATTCATGCTTTTACAGTTGCTGAGCTtaagataatcacacaacaattTTCTTCAAGTAATTTTCTTGGGGAAGGTGGGTTTGGTCCTGTTCATAAGGGGTTTATAGATGATAAACTAAGGTATGGTTTGAAGGCTCAACCGGTTGCTGTTAAGCTTTTGGATTTGGAAAGCAAACAAGGTCACAAAGAGTGGTTG ACTGAAGTTGTTGTTCTGGGGCAATTGACTCATCCACACCTTGTGAAGCTAATAGGATACTGTTGTGAAGATGAACATAGGCTTTTGGTATATGAATATTTACCAAGAGGAAGTTtggaaaatcaattatttagaa GATTCTCAGCATCATTACCATGGTCAACAAGAATGAAAATAGCTGTTGGAGCTGCAAAAGGTTTAGCCTTTCTTCATGAAGCAGAGAAACCAGTTATTTTTAGAGATTTCAAAGCTTCAAACATCTTGTTAGACTCT gaTTATAATCCAAAACTCTCTGACTTTGGGTTGGCAAAAGATGGCCCTGAAGGAGATGACACCCACGTTTCAACCAGAGTTATGGGTACTCAAGGTTATGCTGCCCCAGAATATGTCATGACag GTCACTTGACAGCCAAGAGTGACGTGTACAGCTTTGGAGTAGTTTTATTGGAGTTACTAACAGGAAGAAAATCAGTGGACAAAAATCGTCCTCCAAGGGAACAAAACCTAGTAGATTGGGCTAGACCAATGTTAAATGATTCAAGAAAAATTAGCAAATTAATGGATCCAAAACTTGAAGGACAATATTCCGAAATGGGCACTAAAAAAGCAGCTTCATTGGCTTTTCAATGCCTTAGCCATAGACCAAAGAGTAGGCCCACAATGAGCAATGTTGTTAAGATTTTGGAACCTTTACAAGATTTTGATGATATTCCAATGGGACCTTTTGTTTACCATGCTCCAATTGATAACATTGAAgtgaataaagaaaaagaagttaAGGAATATGAAACACCTAAGGAGAGGAATAGGGAAAATGGTCGCTATCATAGGAACGGTCATCGGCATCATCCACTTAAGTCTCCTAAATCGCCGAATCCTCAATTACAACTGCAATTACAGGCACGACAACGTTTGCAAAATGACAGACACCGAAATGGTAGAGGAAGCAGGTCGAATCCTCCTTCGCCGCATACAAAAGGCTAg
- the LOC101488807 gene encoding uncharacterized protein, whose amino-acid sequence MGSIKRTEAWFVKIASTIFLRYDSYERFLFYFSKHLTPLIVSEIVNDRFNNVPELGFKVVEFSREKLRMNHSYWTYSMLLRSLCELNRHCSAKLVYDWMRFDGLVPDNWLLGFLVSSFGLIGRFDVSKELLADFQCNNFGVNAVVYNDLFNILIKQNKVGDAVVLFWELIRLRYRPVTYTINVLVRGLCRVGEIDEAFKLLSDLRSFGCSPDVITYNTIIHGLCQISEIDRARSLLNEVCLKGEVVPDVVSYTAIISGYCRLSKMEEALLLFDEMIRSGTMPNKFTFNALIDGFVKLGDMASALALYQKMLFHGCYPCVVTFTSLINGYFIVGQVKCALEMWDEMNNRKISASLYTFSVLVNGFCKNSRLHEARDILRILKQSDVVPQPFVYNPVIDGYCKSGNVDEANKILAEMEEKRCKPDKLTYTILIIGHCMKGRMAEAIGIFDKMLAVCCAPDEITINNLRSFLLNAGMPAEAARVQEAARVQEALCQNSTSSTSLKKKPFHESTNADIPIAVY is encoded by the coding sequence ATGGGTTCTATCAAAAGGACTGAAGCTTGGTTCGTAAAAATCGCTTCCACCATTTTCCTTCGTTACGATTCGTACGAacgttttttgttttattttagtaagcATTTAACTCCTTTGATTGTTTCAGAGATTGTTAATGATAGATTTAACAACGTTCCTGAATTAGGGTTTAAGGTTGTTGAATTCAGTAGGGAGAAATTGCGTATGAATCATTCTTATTGGACTTATAGTATGTTGTTGAGATCGCTTTGCGAATTGAATCGTCATTGTTCAGCGAAATTGGTTTATGATTGGATGAGGTTTGATGGTCTGGTTCCTGATAATTGGTTGTTAGGGTTTTTGGTTTCGTCGTTTGGTTTAATCGGTAGATTCGATGTTTCCAAGGAGTTACTTGCTGATTTTCAGTGTAATAATTTTGGAGTTAATGCTGTTGTTTACAAtgatttgtttaatattttgattaagcAGAATAAAGTTGGTGATGCTGTTGTTTTGTTTTGGGAGCTTATTCGGTTGAGGTATCGGCCGGTGACCTACACGATAAATGTTTTAGTGAGAGGTTTGTGTAGGGTTGGAGAAATTGACGAGGCTTTTAAGCTTCTTAGTGATCTGAGGAGTTTTGGCTGTTCGCCTGATGTGATTACTTATAATACTATTATTCACGGTTTATGCCAGATAAGTGAGATTGATAGAGCTAGAAGTTTGCTTAATGAGGTTTGTTTGAAAGGGGAGGTGGTGCCTGATGTTGTTAGTTATACGGCGATAATATCGGGTTATTGCAGGTTGAGTAAGATGGAGGAGGCATTGTTGCTTTTTGATGAAATGATTAGATCCGGAACTATGCCtaataaatttacttttaatgCTCTTATTGACGGATTTGTTAAGTTGGGTGACATGGCGTCTGCGCTAGCCTTGTACCAGAAGATGCTCTTTCATGGCTGTTATCCCTGTGTTGTTACTTTCACTTCCCTCATTAACGGCTATTTTATAGTTGGCCAAGTGAAATGTGCGTTGGAAATGTGGGATGAGATGAACAACAGGAAAATTTCTGCAAGTTTGTATACATTCTCTGTTCTTGTCAATGGTTTTTGCAAGAACAGCAGATTACATGAGGCCCGTGATATATTGAGAATACTGAAGCAGAGTGACGTTGTTCCACAACCATTTGTCTACAATCCTGTTATTGATGGATATTGTAAATCAGGGAATGTTGATGAGGCTAATAAAATTCTAGCCGAAATGGAGGAGAAGAGGTGCAAGCCGGATAAATTGACTTATACCATTCTTATTATTGGGCATTGTATGAAAGGGAGAATGGCTGAAGCAATTGGTATCTTTGATAAGATGTTGGCAGTTTGTTGCGCTCCCGatgaaatcacaataaataatttaagatcgTTTCTTTTGAATGCCGGAATGCCTGCTGAAGCTGCTCGTGTTCAGGAAGCTGCTCGTGTTCAGGAAGCTCTTTGCCAGAACAGCACCTCGAGTACTTCGTTGAAGAAGAAACCTTTTCACGAAAGTACAAATGCAGATATACCCATTGCTGTTTATTGA